A stretch of Schistocerca cancellata isolate TAMUIC-IGC-003103 chromosome 3, iqSchCanc2.1, whole genome shotgun sequence DNA encodes these proteins:
- the LOC126176095 gene encoding uncharacterized protein DDB_G0290685-like produces MVVARTGTVAARTETVAARTEAVAARTEAVAARTEAVAARTEAVAARTEAGSGKDGGGSGKDGGGSGKDGGGSGKDGGGRCKDGGSSCKDGDSSNKGNGAGNKKRGDSIKDSGESNEDTDGTNKDSGRINEDKGDSNKDMGGRNNVSNGKICG; encoded by the coding sequence ATGGTAGTGGCAAGGACGGGGACGGTAGCGGCAAGGACGGAGACGGTAGCGGCAAGGACGGAGGCGGTAGCGGCAAGGACGGAGGCGGTAGCCGCAAGGACGGAGGCGGTAGCCGCAAGGACGGAGGCGGTAGCGGCAAGGACGGAGGCGGGTAGCGGCAAGGACGGAGGCGGTAGCGGCAAGGACGGAGGCGGTAGCGGCAAGGACGGAGGCGGTAGCGGCAAGGACGGAGGCGGTAGGTGCAAGGATGGAGGCAGTAGCTGCAAGGATGGAGACAGCAGCAACAAGGGCAATGGAGCAGGCAACAAGAAGAGAGGTGATAGCATCAAGGACAGTGGAGAGAGCAATGAGGATACTGATGGCACAAACAAGGACAGTGGAAGGATCAATGAGGACAAGGGTGACAGCAACAAGGACATGGGAGGAAGAAACAACGTCAGCAATGGAAAAATTTGTGGATGA